In the genome of Williamwhitmania sp., the window TGAACACTATTTGAGCGTGCACCGCATGTTCTTGGAGGGTTCGCATTCCATGGGCTCACACCCAAGGCTATTCAAATTAAATCGCTTTGCGGTTGGTTCTTGAACGGAAAATATTTCGCCACAACAAACGGCGGGATTCAATTTATGGCATAAAGGAGACGAGACGCACCGCCGTGCGTCTCTACATTTGGTTTTATCCACTACACCATATCAATGGACGGATCTCCGCATCGCTACTGCTTCTTTTAACTTCCTCTAACTTCCTCTAACTTCCTCTAACTTCCTCTAACTTCCTCTAACTTCTTCCACTTCTCTATTTAATATCCTTTGTTTATTGCGGTGCGGGGTTGCTGTGGTGCATTGAACGGCATGGGTGTGCGCACCGCAGGTTGATGGCTGGTTTTCTTTCCGGGGGTTGTCACCCCCGGCTACCAAACTATCACCCTTTCAGGGTTAAATTCTTATGAAGAAATAGATTCTCCAATGGTCGGATTATACAACTTCTTCTAACCCCGCGTTGCGGGATCTCCGCTTCGCTACAACTTCTTTTAACTTCCGAATTACTCCCGTCTAACTTCAGTCTAACCTCTCTATTTAATATCGTTTGTTTATTGCGGTGCGGGGTTGTTGTGGTGCATTGAACGGCATGGGTGTGCGCACCGCAGGTTGATGGCTGGTTTTCTTTCCGGGGGTTGTCACCCCCGGCTACCAAACTATCACCCTTTCAGGGTTAAGTTCTTACGAAGAAATACATTCTCCAATGGTCGGATTATACAACTTCTTCTAACTTCCTCTAACTTCTTCCACTTCTCTGACTTCTACGTCTCCTTCTATCTTCCGTATATTTTGGTATCTTTGCGGCCTAATACCGTGTTCTGCATGAAGTTTGAGAGCTACCACATCCTGAATGAGATAAAGCGAAGCCTAGTCAAAATGGGATTCAACAGGCCAACCGATATTCAGTTTAAGGCCATTCCACCCATTCTTGCGGGTGAAGATGTTCTAGCCATTGCTCAAACAGGCACGGGAAAAACGGCAGCCTTTGCCATTCCGGTAATACACAACATTGGCTCTCGCAAGGCACAGGCCACAACTGGTGGCATAAAGTGTGTGGTTATGGAACCTACGCGCGAGCTGGCACTCCAGGTTACCCAAGTTTTTCAGGAGATTGGGCAGTTTACAAAGGTGAAAACCTTGTGTGTGTTTGGTGGGGTGGAGCAGGACCCTCAGATTGAACAACTCCAAAACGGCGTCGATATTTTGGTGGTAACGCCCGGCCGGATGTTCGACTTGGTAAGCCAAGGCTTCATCGACCTTAAAACGGTGGAGGTGCTCATTCTCGACGAAGCCGACCACATGCTCGACTTGGGCTTCATCAACGATATTCGCGACATTATCCGTTTTCTGCCTAAATATCGGCAAACGCTTTTCTTCTCCGCTACCATCGACGAAAAAATTAAAGACTTAGCCTACTCCTTGGTGCGTAAGGCCATCCGTATTCAAATTTCGCCTAATGACCCGGTTTCGAAGAATATAAACCACTCGGTTGCCTTTGTAAAGATGGATGACAAGCGCTTTTTCCTTGAGCGCATCATCAATGAGAATGTGGATAAAAAGATTCTGATTTTTGTGCGGACTAAGGTTCGCGCCGAAAGGGTGTCGGCGGCAATGCAGCGGGTGGGTATTCAGAGCGAAACGCTCCATGGCGATAAGCTTCAGGCAGACCGTATTAGCGTTTTAAAACGCTTTGGTACCGGTGAGGTAAAGGTGCTGGTGGCAACAGATGTGAGCGCTCGCGGTATCGATATTCCCGATGTGGACTATGTAATTAACTACGACCTCCCCGAGGTTCCCGAAAATTATGTGCACAGGGTTGGTCGAACGGGTAGGGGCGTTAGGCGTGGTATTGCCGTATCGTTCTGCAGCGAGGAGGAGGAGCAGCAGCTGTTGAAGGACATTGAGAGCTATACCGGCAATGCCATTAAGGTGCTCGATATTTCCAAGACGGAGTATGTGGAGACCATCGACTTTAGCGCCGAGGCCACCAACGATTGGAAATCGCTGATGAAGGAGGCGGAGGAGTTGGAGGCACTGCACAAGAAAAATGAGAAAAAGGCTCGAGCCAAGAAGCTCAGTAAGGCAAAGAAGAAGTAGCCTTGTTGGTCTTTTGCTAATACCTGCTCATTTGCTTAAATTGCGTGTTCGTCCGAAATAATTTTTCCGACCATACTACCTTTCTCATTTTTAGTGCAAAAAGTTGCAGTGATGAAAGCCAGGTTTGCATCCATTTACTTTTTGAGTGGAACGGGCAATAGCCTAAGTGCAGCGCACCTAGTAGCCAAAACACTTGAGCAGCATCAAATTCCTACGTCGGTAACATCCATCGATTTTAAGCTAGGTAGCATCCATAAGCAACAGGAGCGGGGCAACAGCTTGTTGGGATTGTGCTACCCAACCCACGGTTTTGGCGTGCCATGGGCAATGCTGAAGTTCATTTGGCAGCTGCCCTTTGCCAGAAAGGGAGAACGCTTCTTTTTGCTCAACACCCGCGCAGGAACTCGGATCTACAATGTCTTTATTCCTGGTATCTCAGGAATGGCTCAGCTTGT includes:
- a CDS encoding DEAD/DEAH box helicase encodes the protein MKFESYHILNEIKRSLVKMGFNRPTDIQFKAIPPILAGEDVLAIAQTGTGKTAAFAIPVIHNIGSRKAQATTGGIKCVVMEPTRELALQVTQVFQEIGQFTKVKTLCVFGGVEQDPQIEQLQNGVDILVVTPGRMFDLVSQGFIDLKTVEVLILDEADHMLDLGFINDIRDIIRFLPKYRQTLFFSATIDEKIKDLAYSLVRKAIRIQISPNDPVSKNINHSVAFVKMDDKRFFLERIINENVDKKILIFVRTKVRAERVSAAMQRVGIQSETLHGDKLQADRISVLKRFGTGEVKVLVATDVSARGIDIPDVDYVINYDLPEVPENYVHRVGRTGRGVRRGIAVSFCSEEEEQQLLKDIESYTGNAIKVLDISKTEYVETIDFSAEATNDWKSLMKEAEELEALHKKNEKKARAKKLSKAKKK